A portion of the Carya illinoinensis cultivar Pawnee chromosome 11, C.illinoinensisPawnee_v1, whole genome shotgun sequence genome contains these proteins:
- the LOC122280843 gene encoding electron transfer flavoprotein subunit alpha, mitochondrial-like isoform X3: protein MKRRNYVQRALQSGSLASRLELAMTVNSPFSLQASTLVLAENEAGSIRAPSVSAVVAAIVLSKDNSITVLLAGSGPSLREAATHAASCHPSVSQFKGIILWDSESWLMLFLAKVLVADSDKFTHPIAEPWAKLVHLVQQRGDYSHIIAPSVSFGKNILPRAAALLDVSPITDVIEIAESDLFVRPIYAGNALCTVRYTGANPCMLTIRSTSFPVPPTLADSKSKEAPISQVALSTFGEGNSRYIKQTSQDTERPDLGNARIVITGGRGLKSAENFKMIEKLAEKLGAAGC, encoded by the exons ATGAAAAGAAGAAACTATGTGCAGAGGGCACTTCAATCAGGTTCACTGGCCAGCAGGTTAGAGTTGGCAATGACTGTCAACAGTCCTTTTTCTTTGCAGGCTAGTACGCTGGTTCTTGCTGAGAATGAAGCTGGTTCTATCAGGGCACCATCTGTGAGTGCAGTAGTGGCTGCAATTGTTTTAAGCAAGGACAACTCCATTACCGTGCTATTGGCCGGCTCAGGTCCTTCCCTTCGAGAAGCTGCCACACATGCTGCCTCATGCCATCCTTCAGTTTCTCAG TTCAAGGGCATAATATTATGGGATTCTGAAAGTTGGCTGATGCTATTTCTTGCAAAGGTGCTTGTAGCTGATTCAGATAAATTTACACATCCAATAGCGGAACCTTGGGCTAAACTAGTCCATTTAGTGCAGCAGAGAGGTGACTACTCGCACATAATTGCACCTTCAGTTTCATTTGGGAAAAACATTCTACCACGTGCAGCTGCTCTTTTAGATGTTTCCCCCATTACAGATGTTATTGAAATAGCTGAGTCTGATTTATTTGTCAG GCCAATATACGCTGGTAATGCACTCTGCACCGTTCGCTACACTGGTGCCAATCCTTGCATGTTGACCATTAGATCCACATCTTTCCCGGTGCCACCAACCTTGGCCGATTCAAAATCTAAGGAGGCTCCTATCTCCCAGGTTGCTCTCTCAACCTTTGGTGAAG GTAATTCGAGATATATAAAGCAGACATCTCAGGATACAGAACGCCCTGATCTTGGGAATGCACGAATTGTAATCACTGGGGGGCGTGGGTTGAAAAGTGCTGAGAACTTTAAGATGATAGAGAAGCTTGCAGAGAAACTTGGTGCGGCTG GTTGCTGA
- the LOC122280843 gene encoding electron transfer flavoprotein subunit alpha, mitochondrial-like isoform X5 — MKRRNYVQRALQSGSLASRLELAMTVNSPFSLQASTLVLAENEAGSIRAPSVSAVVAAIVLSKDNSITVLLAGSGPSLREAATHAASCHPSVSQFKGIILWDSESWLMLFLAKVLVADSDKFTHPIAEPWAKLVHLVQQRGDYSHIIAPSVSFGKNILPRAAALLDVSPITDVIEIAESDLFVRPIYAGNALCTVRYTGANPCMLTIRSTSFPVPPTLADSKSKEAPISQVALSTFGEGNSRYIKQTSQDTERPDLGNARIVITGGRGLKSAENFKMIEKLAEKLGC, encoded by the exons ATGAAAAGAAGAAACTATGTGCAGAGGGCACTTCAATCAGGTTCACTGGCCAGCAGGTTAGAGTTGGCAATGACTGTCAACAGTCCTTTTTCTTTGCAGGCTAGTACGCTGGTTCTTGCTGAGAATGAAGCTGGTTCTATCAGGGCACCATCTGTGAGTGCAGTAGTGGCTGCAATTGTTTTAAGCAAGGACAACTCCATTACCGTGCTATTGGCCGGCTCAGGTCCTTCCCTTCGAGAAGCTGCCACACATGCTGCCTCATGCCATCCTTCAGTTTCTCAG TTCAAGGGCATAATATTATGGGATTCTGAAAGTTGGCTGATGCTATTTCTTGCAAAGGTGCTTGTAGCTGATTCAGATAAATTTACACATCCAATAGCGGAACCTTGGGCTAAACTAGTCCATTTAGTGCAGCAGAGAGGTGACTACTCGCACATAATTGCACCTTCAGTTTCATTTGGGAAAAACATTCTACCACGTGCAGCTGCTCTTTTAGATGTTTCCCCCATTACAGATGTTATTGAAATAGCTGAGTCTGATTTATTTGTCAG GCCAATATACGCTGGTAATGCACTCTGCACCGTTCGCTACACTGGTGCCAATCCTTGCATGTTGACCATTAGATCCACATCTTTCCCGGTGCCACCAACCTTGGCCGATTCAAAATCTAAGGAGGCTCCTATCTCCCAGGTTGCTCTCTCAACCTTTGGTGAAG GTAATTCGAGATATATAAAGCAGACATCTCAGGATACAGAACGCCCTGATCTTGGGAATGCACGAATTGTAATCACTGGGGGGCGTGGGTTGAAAAGTGCTGAGAACTTTAAGATGATAGAGAAGCTTGCAGAGAAACTTG GTTGCTGA
- the LOC122280843 gene encoding electron transfer flavoprotein subunit alpha, mitochondrial-like isoform X1: MKRRNYVQRALQSGSLASRLELAMTVNSPFSLQASTLVLAENEAGSIRAPSVSAVVAAIVLSKDNSITVLLAGSGPSLREAATHAASCHPSVSQFKGIILWDSESWLMLFLAKVLVADSDKFTHPIAEPWAKLVHLVQQRGDYSHIIAPSVSFGKNILPRAAALLDVSPITDVIEIAESDLFVRPIYAGNALCTVRYTGANPCMLTIRSTSFPVPPTLADSKSKEAPISQVALSTFGEGNSRYIKQTSQDTERPDLGNARIVITGGRGLKSAENFKMIEKLAEKLGAAGDLFEVIPEFLEKVPERK, translated from the exons ATGAAAAGAAGAAACTATGTGCAGAGGGCACTTCAATCAGGTTCACTGGCCAGCAGGTTAGAGTTGGCAATGACTGTCAACAGTCCTTTTTCTTTGCAGGCTAGTACGCTGGTTCTTGCTGAGAATGAAGCTGGTTCTATCAGGGCACCATCTGTGAGTGCAGTAGTGGCTGCAATTGTTTTAAGCAAGGACAACTCCATTACCGTGCTATTGGCCGGCTCAGGTCCTTCCCTTCGAGAAGCTGCCACACATGCTGCCTCATGCCATCCTTCAGTTTCTCAG TTCAAGGGCATAATATTATGGGATTCTGAAAGTTGGCTGATGCTATTTCTTGCAAAGGTGCTTGTAGCTGATTCAGATAAATTTACACATCCAATAGCGGAACCTTGGGCTAAACTAGTCCATTTAGTGCAGCAGAGAGGTGACTACTCGCACATAATTGCACCTTCAGTTTCATTTGGGAAAAACATTCTACCACGTGCAGCTGCTCTTTTAGATGTTTCCCCCATTACAGATGTTATTGAAATAGCTGAGTCTGATTTATTTGTCAG GCCAATATACGCTGGTAATGCACTCTGCACCGTTCGCTACACTGGTGCCAATCCTTGCATGTTGACCATTAGATCCACATCTTTCCCGGTGCCACCAACCTTGGCCGATTCAAAATCTAAGGAGGCTCCTATCTCCCAGGTTGCTCTCTCAACCTTTGGTGAAG GTAATTCGAGATATATAAAGCAGACATCTCAGGATACAGAACGCCCTGATCTTGGGAATGCACGAATTGTAATCACTGGGGGGCGTGGGTTGAAAAGTGCTGAGAACTTTAAGATGATAGAGAAGCTTGCAGAGAAACTTGGTGCGGCTG GTGATCTTTTTGAGGTGATACCGGAGTTCCTCGAGAAGGTTCCGGAGAGAAAATAA
- the LOC122280843 gene encoding electron transfer flavoprotein subunit alpha, mitochondrial-like isoform X4 yields MKRRNYVQRALQSGSLASRLELAMTVNSPFSLQASTLVLAENEAGSIRAPSVSAVVAAIVLSKDNSITVLLAGSGPSLREAATHAASCHPSVSQVLVADSDKFTHPIAEPWAKLVHLVQQRGDYSHIIAPSVSFGKNILPRAAALLDVSPITDVIEIAESDLFVRPIYAGNALCTVRYTGANPCMLTIRSTSFPVPPTLADSKSKEAPISQVALSTFGEGNSRYIKQTSQDTERPDLGNARIVITGGRGLKSAENFKMIEKLAEKLGAAGDLFEVIPEFLEKVPERK; encoded by the exons ATGAAAAGAAGAAACTATGTGCAGAGGGCACTTCAATCAGGTTCACTGGCCAGCAGGTTAGAGTTGGCAATGACTGTCAACAGTCCTTTTTCTTTGCAGGCTAGTACGCTGGTTCTTGCTGAGAATGAAGCTGGTTCTATCAGGGCACCATCTGTGAGTGCAGTAGTGGCTGCAATTGTTTTAAGCAAGGACAACTCCATTACCGTGCTATTGGCCGGCTCAGGTCCTTCCCTTCGAGAAGCTGCCACACATGCTGCCTCATGCCATCCTTCAGTTTCTCAG GTGCTTGTAGCTGATTCAGATAAATTTACACATCCAATAGCGGAACCTTGGGCTAAACTAGTCCATTTAGTGCAGCAGAGAGGTGACTACTCGCACATAATTGCACCTTCAGTTTCATTTGGGAAAAACATTCTACCACGTGCAGCTGCTCTTTTAGATGTTTCCCCCATTACAGATGTTATTGAAATAGCTGAGTCTGATTTATTTGTCAG GCCAATATACGCTGGTAATGCACTCTGCACCGTTCGCTACACTGGTGCCAATCCTTGCATGTTGACCATTAGATCCACATCTTTCCCGGTGCCACCAACCTTGGCCGATTCAAAATCTAAGGAGGCTCCTATCTCCCAGGTTGCTCTCTCAACCTTTGGTGAAG GTAATTCGAGATATATAAAGCAGACATCTCAGGATACAGAACGCCCTGATCTTGGGAATGCACGAATTGTAATCACTGGGGGGCGTGGGTTGAAAAGTGCTGAGAACTTTAAGATGATAGAGAAGCTTGCAGAGAAACTTGGTGCGGCTG GTGATCTTTTTGAGGTGATACCGGAGTTCCTCGAGAAGGTTCCGGAGAGAAAATAA
- the LOC122280843 gene encoding electron transfer flavoprotein subunit alpha, mitochondrial-like isoform X2, with translation MKRRNYVQRALQSGSLASRLELAMTVNSPFSLQASTLVLAENEAGSIRAPSVSAVVAAIVLSKDNSITVLLAGSGPSLREAATHAASCHPSVSQFKGIILWDSESWLMLFLAKVLVADSDKFTHPIAEPWAKLVHLVQQRGDYSHIIAPSVSFGKNILPRAAALLDVSPITDVIEIAESDLFVRPIYAGNALCTVRYTGANPCMLTIRSTSFPVPPTLADSKSKEAPISQVALSTFGEGNSRYIKQTSQDTERPDLGNARIVITGGRGLKSAENFKMIEKLAEKLGDLFEVIPEFLEKVPERK, from the exons ATGAAAAGAAGAAACTATGTGCAGAGGGCACTTCAATCAGGTTCACTGGCCAGCAGGTTAGAGTTGGCAATGACTGTCAACAGTCCTTTTTCTTTGCAGGCTAGTACGCTGGTTCTTGCTGAGAATGAAGCTGGTTCTATCAGGGCACCATCTGTGAGTGCAGTAGTGGCTGCAATTGTTTTAAGCAAGGACAACTCCATTACCGTGCTATTGGCCGGCTCAGGTCCTTCCCTTCGAGAAGCTGCCACACATGCTGCCTCATGCCATCCTTCAGTTTCTCAG TTCAAGGGCATAATATTATGGGATTCTGAAAGTTGGCTGATGCTATTTCTTGCAAAGGTGCTTGTAGCTGATTCAGATAAATTTACACATCCAATAGCGGAACCTTGGGCTAAACTAGTCCATTTAGTGCAGCAGAGAGGTGACTACTCGCACATAATTGCACCTTCAGTTTCATTTGGGAAAAACATTCTACCACGTGCAGCTGCTCTTTTAGATGTTTCCCCCATTACAGATGTTATTGAAATAGCTGAGTCTGATTTATTTGTCAG GCCAATATACGCTGGTAATGCACTCTGCACCGTTCGCTACACTGGTGCCAATCCTTGCATGTTGACCATTAGATCCACATCTTTCCCGGTGCCACCAACCTTGGCCGATTCAAAATCTAAGGAGGCTCCTATCTCCCAGGTTGCTCTCTCAACCTTTGGTGAAG GTAATTCGAGATATATAAAGCAGACATCTCAGGATACAGAACGCCCTGATCTTGGGAATGCACGAATTGTAATCACTGGGGGGCGTGGGTTGAAAAGTGCTGAGAACTTTAAGATGATAGAGAAGCTTGCAGAGAAACTTG GTGATCTTTTTGAGGTGATACCGGAGTTCCTCGAGAAGGTTCCGGAGAGAAAATAA